Part of the Bombyx mori chromosome 19, ASM3026992v2 genome is shown below.
TGTAAGACATGGTTTCATGTTAGTGGGTAATCCATTCTCGGGTAAGTCTATGACATTAAAAGTACTCTCGGAGGCGTTGTCGTTAATACATGAACGAAATCAGCCCGATGGCTGTGAATGCACGTATAAAGTTTTAAATCCTAAGGCTGTAACGATGGGCCAACTGTATGGTGCATTTGATCCAATATCGTACGAATGGACGGACGGAATAGTGGCGACTATGTTTCGAGAGTTTGCATCTGAAGACACTCCGGTGCGGAAATGGATAGTATTCGATGGGCCAGTTGATGCTGTGTGGATCGAAAATATGAATACAGTTTTAGATGACAACAAGAAGTTGTGTTTGACGTCGGGTGAAGTAATGGCAATGTCGAACGTTATGTCTATGATTTTTGAAGTTATGGATCTTTCGCAAGCGTCCCCTGCTACCGTATCTAGATGCGGTATGATATACATGGAATCGACATCGCTTGGTTTCATGCCATTTTATAAGTCATGGCTAAACACTTTGAATCCTATATGGTTAGAAGAAAACGAAGAATACATCTATGATATGTGCGATTGGCTGTTTGATCCGCTAGTGTATTACGTCAGGAAGTTTTGCGGGCAGCTCGTTACGGCAGGCGAAGTAAATTTAGTTATAAGCACATTGAGATTAGTAGAGATGTTAATGGATAACGCCATCGAAGGCGAGGAAGACACAAAATATACTAGAACATGGTTTCTAGCATCTCTAATGACTGCCATTGTTTGGGGCCTAGGAGGGATACTGAATACAGACTCACGTGAAAAGTTTGACGACTTAgtgaaagaatattttaaaGGAGAAAAAGGGATTCCATCAAAAATTGAAAGAATAGACGTTTCAATTCCTGCAGAAGGAATGTTAATCGATCATTTTTACATGTATAAGGGAAAAGGCTGTTGGAAAACATGGCCGGATGCTGTTAAGGCTGTACAAGTAAAGGAGCAGATCAATCTTCTTCAAACTGTAATACCAACACTAGAAACTGAAAAATTCATGTATTTACTGAACTTACATTCAAAGTACTTAAAGCCGCTGTTACTAATAGGACCGACTGGAACTGGCAAAAGCTTTTATGTACAAAACTTTTTAATGAACAACTTGGATATGGAAAAGTATACACCTGGCTTTATAACTTTCACAACAACTACTTCTGCAAATCAAACACAAGACTTGGTTATTTCAAAGTTGGTGAAaaggagaaaaaataattatggccCTACTAGAGGGAAACACgctataatatttatagatgatATGAACATGCCCGCCAAAGAGGTTTATGGTGCACAACCCGCTATTGaattactgcgattatattttgATCAAAAACATTGGTATGATCTTAAAACAACCGACAAGCTATTCATATACGACACCATATTTTATGGAGCTATAGGTCCAGTGGGAGGAAGTCGCCAATTGATATACCCTAGGATGTTaagacattttaatatttattcaataaacGAGTTCTCAAAGGAAAGTATGACTAAAATATTCATGTCCTTGTTACAACTGGGTTGGAGAAGGAATGGGTTCGGTCAAGATACTCAACCTTTTATAGTAAATATTATAGCTGCCACTACGGATATATATGATCAAGCAAGAGAAAATTTGCGACCTACACCAGCTAAATCACATTACATTTTCAATCTTAGAGATTTCTCTAGGGTAATACAAGGTTGCGCCTTGCTAAGAAAAGAATCTGCCGATAATAAGAAGACGTTTATTAAAATCTGGATTCATGAAATAATGCGCGTGTTTTATGACCGATTAGTTGATGATCAAGATCGCGCCTGGTTCTTCGGAGTACTAAAAAAATCTACGAGAGATTTTATGAAAGATACATTTGAATCCGCTTTGGAAACTTATCAAGATGAAAAAGGTGAAGTAAAtcaggaaaatataaaaaaaatgatgtttGGATGCTATTTAGATACTGACAGCGCAGAAGGAGAAAGACGATATGAAGAAATTCCGTCTAAAGAAGTGTTTCTAAATATAGCGGTTTCTATGCTTTCTGAGTACAACTCTATGCACAAAGCTAAAATGACTATAGTATTATTTGATTATGCTTTGGAACATTTATCGAAAATATGTCGCATATTGTCAATGCCATCGGGAAATGCTTTATTAGTCGGCGTTGGTGGATCTGGCAGACAGTCTTTAACACGTTTAGCTAGTACCATCTTAGGACAACAAGTTTTTCAACCAGAAATTACTAAATCTTACAGCGTAAAAGATTGGCATGATGATATAAAGCTAGTGCTCCGAGAATCGGGTGGCCTCAACAAAGATacgacttttttatttactgaaaGTCAAATAAAAGAAGAATCCTATATTCAGAATTTAGACAGCCTGTTGAACTCAGGAGAAGTGCCGAATTTGTACGGTTTGGAtgaaaaacaagaaatactcGAATTGGTGCGCTTAGCCGCTCAAGGAGGTAACAGAAATTTGGATATAAGTCCATTACAAATATTAGCATTTTTTGTTGGTCGATGCAAAGCGAAACTTCACATAGTTTTATGTTTTAGCCCTATAGGCAGCTCATTTAGAACAAGACTACGATTATATCCATCACTAGTCAATTGTTGCACTATTGATTGGTATGATAGCTGGCCAGAAGATGCACTAGAAATGGTAGCGCATCATTATATGGTTAAAGTAAATGTGCCGGATCCTGTCAAATCTTCTGCTGTTATTGCCTGCAAACAGTTTCATGTTGATGCTCGCATTGTatcaatcgatttttttaatcattttggACGTGAAACTTATATTACATCTGCTTCATACCttgatttaattaaatcttTTACTACCTTAACGAATAGGAAACAACGTGAACTAAGAGCTGCCAAACTCAGATATACAAATGGTCTCGATAAATTGGGCCAAGCTGCCGATGCAGTAGCAATAATGCAACGGGATTTGAATGCTTTAAAACCTCAACTAATAGTAATGGCGGAAAAATCTGCAAAAATGATGCAAGAAATTGAAGTTGAAACAGCTATTGCAGATAAAGCCGCTGCACAAGTTAGAGAAGACCAAAAAGTCGCAAATGTTCAAGCCGCAGCTGCCCAAGAACTGAAAAAAGATTGTGAAGCTGACTTAGCTCTTGCTTTGCCAATATTAGAAGACGCAATTGCAGCCTTGAATACTTTGAAACCAGCCGATATAACAATTGTGAAATCTATGAAAAATCCACCATATACCGTTAAATTAGTAATGGCTGCGGTGTGCGTTATTAAAGGCATTCCCCCTGATAAAATTCCTGATCCTGATAACCCTGGCAAGAAAATGTTTGACTTTTGGGGACCAAGCAAGCGAATTTTAGGAGACATGGGCTTTTTAGATTCTTTAAAAAACTTTGATAAAGATAATATTCCGGTAGCCACAATGCAAAAAATCAGAAAGGAGTATCTTTCAAACAAAGATTTCAAACCTCACATAGTAGCAAAAGCTTCTGCCGCCGCCGAGGGTTTGTGTAAATGGATCATTGCTATGGATATGTATGATGCTGTAGCTAAAGTGGTAGCAccaaaaaaagcaaaattagAAGCTGCTGAAAAAGAGTTTGCACAAACTATGGctattttagaagaaaaaaaagctatGGTAGCACGATTAGAAGCTAAGTTGGCTGAACTGAATGAAGCTTTAGAAGAAGCTAACATTAAAAAGAAAGCTTTAGAGGATGAAGTGCAGTTGTGTATTGATAAATTATTTAGAGCTGAAAAATTGATAGGCGGATTAGGAGGTGAAAAAGTGCGATGGACTGTAGCAGCTGAAAACTTGCAAACCCTGTATGATAATCTTGCTGGAGATATTCTTGTTTCCTGTGGTATAATCGCCTATTTAGCTCCGTACACTTTGCCTATTAGAATAGAAATTATAGATAAGTGGCGTGACCTTGTAATCAAGCTTAATATGCCGCACTCTGAGCAATTTGTTTTTAAGGATGTTTTGGGCACTGATATTAAAATCCAAAACTGGTGCATCGCTGGATTACCAAgagatttattttcaattgataACGCCATCATTCAAGATAACTCGATGCGATGGTCTTTACTGATCGATCCTCAGGGTCAGGCAAATAAATGGATTAAAACAATGGAGAAAACGAATGATCTTCAGGTACTCAAATTCACCGATGGTAATTATATGAAAGTTATAGAAACTTGCTTGGAGTACGGGAAACCAGCATTAATTGACTGTGTGCTAGAAGACGTGGAAGCTCCATTGGATCCAGTGTTACTAAAACTCACTTACCTTCAAGGCGGAAAAGAATTTATTGCTCTTGGTGATAATGTCATAGAGTATCACCCAAATTTTAGATTATATATGACAACGAAACTGAGAAATCCACATTATTTACCAGAGATATTTAATAAGGTCACCCTAATAAATTTCGCATTAACAAAAGATGGTTTAGAAGATCAATTGTTAGGAATAGTTGTTGCAAAAGAGAGACCGGATTTACaagaaaaaagagaaaaattaatTGTACAGGGAGCAGCCAATAGAGCTGCACTCAAACAAGTCGAAGATGATATATTACGAACACTTCAAGAGACGAAAGGTGATATTTTGGAAGATGAGTCCGCAATTGAAGTACTGGATTCATCTAAAAATCTAGCCATTGATATAATGAAAAAACAAGAAGCTAGTTTAGAAACAGaaacaataattgaaaaattcagATTGGGTTACAGGCCCATTGCCTCGCATTCAGCAGTTTTATACTATTGTGTGACCGAACTTCCAAACGTGGACCCCATGTACCAATATTCGTTGACATGGTTTAttaatctttatattatatcTATTGAAAACGCAAATAAATCAAAAGATCTAGAAAAGCGATTAAAATTTCTTAAGGATACTTTTACTTATAATTTGTATAGTAATGTATGCCGTTCTCTTTTCGACAAAGACAAGTTAATGTTCTCTTTTATAATGTGCTCAAAGATGATGCTTTCAACTGAGAAGATGAATGTTGACGAATACAAGTTCTTGATAACAGGTGGTATAGCTGtagaaaatcatttaaaaaaacctgTGGAATGGCTACCGGACAAAGCTTGGGATGAAATTTGTCGGCTGAATGACTTAAAAGCATTTAGAGCTTTCAGAGACGACTTTGTTAAAACTATAATCAAATGGCAAGAAGTGTATGACGACATTGAGCCACAGAATAAAACATTGCCTGGAGGCTGGGATGAAAGATTAACCCAATTTCAAAAACTTCTGGTAGTCAGAGTACTGCGACCAGATAAATTAACTATAGCCGTTTCTCAATTCCTCGAAAAAGAAATGGGTCGAAAGTACACTACACCACCTCCTTTTGACATCAGCAAATCTTTCGGAGATTCAAACTGCCTTGCCCCACTTATATTCATACTCTCCCCTGGCTCTGACCCAATGGGTGCACTGATCAAATACTGCGAAAGAATGGGCTTTTCTCACAGATTCAATTCTATTTCACTGGGGCAAGGTCAAGGACCTATTGCAAGGGCCATGATAGAAAAAGCTCAAAGTGAAGGTGGTTGGGTTTGCCTGCAGAATTGTCATTTGGCAGTTTCTTGGCTTCCAGTGCTCGAGAAAATTGTCGAGGGTTTTGATTTAACGAACACCGATCTGAGTTTCAGGTTATGGTTGACTAGCTATCCTTCCGACAAGTTCCCTCAGTCTGTCTTACAAGTAGGCGTCAAAATGACAAACGAACCTCCTACTGGACTTCAACACAACTTGAATCGTTCATATATTTCAGAACCATTAAAAGAACCCGAGTTTTATGAAGGATGTCCTGGAAAAGACAAAACATTTAGCAAACTCTTGTATGGAATAAGTTTTTTTCATGCAGTTGTACAAGAACGTAAGAAGTTCGGTCCACTTGGTTGGAACATTCAGTATGGATTCAACGATTCTGATTTTCAGATATCAGTAATGCAACTGCAAatgtttttaaatcaatatgAAGAAATACAGTACGTGGCAATCAAATACCTCACAGGAGAATGTAACTACGGCGGACGCGTGACTGATGATTGGGATCGACGTCTAATCGTAACAATACTAGATAATTATGTGAATTCTGGCGTAGTCAACGATCCTAATTACTTGTTCTGTGAACTCGGTCAACAGTATGGCTTACCTCGTCGATGTGAATATCAGGATTATTTGAAGCACATAGAAAGTGTTCCAATTAACCCACCCCCAGAAGTGTTTGGATTACACATGAACGCGGGAATAACGCGCGACTATAGTATTTCAATGG
Proteins encoded:
- the LOC101745889 gene encoding dynein axonemal heavy chain 12: MEERDLRKLLQTKNGCRVPVMPPVPDIHMMDKLPFTPLPPYNRIKDKQAKFRKILEEKATKRKVEIARPLLELYERDRLVESQSKHIGVLRECAEKIKAPPMLKSWERKIRNLIPANLRQSFPTLVEELMNESKDEWDRNLHDLAVKTVIRDVPGVPRKRYEEPHFKFKGVTSNYGKLLKYRRKLQDGSLLLHPFIRLILESSEKTFPLHIIDLAKYRAKGPMSLDEFRLKVLDEIKRADYLVSSTWYGILVQWLKNPRCLKGMKPRKVNDFVKCATKMISMQIQELMRQSINAIIDFLKDPEAIPVLNVCLDFDGEFIYDPTLETIYEVFHNIADAISHISQRLMPIEQYLKIPYNYDALPVVYNEWLHKDGHERLQQQLNIVFKPLNQYVEKLRQEYNMLYGTPAKEALEKFINETEAFEELRNKIKYYQDIDSNITAVLENEYFNCAVVCQLRMVDGLKSRALEFVNDIIAGIVKGHMAENESICSEFEIIAAKALKEPENATELIEQGVYILHAKTVLVEALKERILVQINIISNLLEMTSLSSDHVKSNTRTVNWLKDIKPIFEKNAAAYETFKADMEESLLGKIAYLNKEVTDMTPYLELLDNMDDVNHTLEYLEYLRKLVHRLHDCDKLVTWINNEETTFKFPVTNYPELEELKEFIIPFYSLVYLVHRWKRSYYTWMDGPFEYLDHNQIEQDHDFYYKEFLKISKNYRNKIKQQIAEGVEKRFQGLVDDPDVNNLPAPMKLCAQAVAEIKDWRPNVQMAHIMCNPALVQRHWDEMSTIAGFDLTPTAGTSLRKIINFNLWGDLDQYEIISVAATKELALITNLNKMMAEWTDICFKTSPYKDSGIFILSGLDDIQSVLDDHIVKTVGMRGSAFVKPFEAQVRTWYEKIVRVNATIDEWGKVQSQWLYLLPIFSSKDIVAQMPEEGVMFVEVNNIYRRYMGSVDKDPHVLEIAGGTGILEAFRAATAFLEKINDGVNNYLEKKRLYFPRFFFLSNDEMLEILSETKNPLKVQPHLKKCFEGINRLVFDGEFNISAMISMEGEQVEFLDMISVAAARGSVEKWLVQVEEQMLKAVKSETEISYYDYPNMGRVEWVLSWEGMVVLAISQIYWAVDVHESLNTHKLSELQAFHSELTKQLNETVAVIRRTDLTKLSSITVKALIVIDVHAKDVISDLIKKKVTEVTDFQWLAQLRYYWEEERVFVKIINAVVDYAYEYLGNSDRLVITPLTDRCYRTLIGAYYLHLNGAPEGPAGTGKTETTKDLAKALAVQCVVFNCSDGLDYKAMGKFFKGLASCGAWVCFDEFNRIEVEVLSVIAQQILCIVQAVRQHLETFDFEGTTLKLNPACYVCITMNPGYAGRSELPDNLKVLFRTVAMMVPDYAMIGEISLYSFGFIDARSLSIKIVTTYRLCSEQLSSQNHYDYGMRAVKTVLSAAGNLKRSFPNESESVLLLRSITDVNLPKFLSFDVPLFEGIISDLFPGISLPKPDYENFLNACHDVCENNNLQPMECFLIKVIQTYEMMIVRHGFMLVGNPFSGKSMTLKVLSEALSLIHERNQPDGCECTYKVLNPKAVTMGQLYGAFDPISYEWTDGIVATMFREFASEDTPVRKWIVFDGPVDAVWIENMNTVLDDNKKLCLTSGEVMAMSNVMSMIFEVMDLSQASPATVSRCGMIYMESTSLGFMPFYKSWLNTLNPIWLEENEEYIYDMCDWLFDPLVYYVRKFCGQLVTAGEVNLVISTLRLVEMLMDNAIEGEEDTKYTRTWFLASLMTAIVWGLGGILNTDSREKFDDLVKEYFKGEKGIPSKIERIDVSIPAEGMLIDHFYMYKGKGCWKTWPDAVKAVQVKEQINLLQTVIPTLETEKFMYLLNLHSKYLKPLLLIGPTGTGKSFYVQNFLMNNLDMEKYTPGFITFTTTTSANQTQDLVISKLVKRRKNNYGPTRGKHAIIFIDDMNMPAKEVYGAQPAIELLRLYFDQKHWYDLKTTDKLFIYDTIFYGAIGPVGGSRQLIYPRMLRHFNIYSINEFSKESMTKIFMSLLQLGWRRNGFGQDTQPFIVNIIAATTDIYDQARENLRPTPAKSHYIFNLRDFSRVIQGCALLRKESADNKKTFIKIWIHEIMRVFYDRLVDDQDRAWFFGVLKKSTRDFMKDTFESALETYQDEKGEVNQENIKKMMFGCYLDTDSAEGERRYEEIPSKEVFLNIAVSMLSEYNSMHKAKMTIVLFDYALEHLSKICRILSMPSGNALLVGVGGSGRQSLTRLASTILGQQVFQPEITKSYSVKDWHDDIKLVLRESGGLNKDTTFLFTESQIKEESYIQNLDSLLNSGEVPNLYGLDEKQEILELVRLAAQGGNRNLDISPLQILAFFVGRCKAKLHIVLCFSPIGSSFRTRLRLYPSLVNCCTIDWYDSWPEDALEMVAHHYMVKVNVPDPVKSSAVIACKQFHVDARIVSIDFFNHFGRETYITSASYLDLIKSFTTLTNRKQRELRAAKLRYTNGLDKLGQAADAVAIMQRDLNALKPQLIVMAEKSAKMMQEIEVETAIADKAAAQVREDQKVANVQAAAAQELKKDCEADLALALPILEDAIAALNTLKPADITIVKSMKNPPYTVKLVMAAVCVIKGIPPDKIPDPDNPGKKMFDFWGPSKRILGDMGFLDSLKNFDKDNIPVATMQKIRKEYLSNKDFKPHIVAKASAAAEGLCKWIIAMDMYDAVAKVVAPKKAKLEAAEKEFAQTMAILEEKKAMVARLEAKLAELNEALEEANIKKKALEDEVQLCIDKLFRAEKLIGGLGGEKVRWTVAAENLQTLYDNLAGDILVSCGIIAYLAPYTLPIRIEIIDKWRDLVIKLNMPHSEQFVFKDVLGTDIKIQNWCIAGLPRDLFSIDNAIIQDNSMRWSLLIDPQGQANKWIKTMEKTNDLQVLKFTDGNYMKVIETCLEYGKPALIDCVLEDVEAPLDPVLLKLTYLQGGKEFIALGDNVIEYHPNFRLYMTTKLRNPHYLPEIFNKVTLINFALTKDGLEDQLLGIVVAKERPDLQEKREKLIVQGAANRAALKQVEDDILRTLQETKGDILEDESAIEVLDSSKNLAIDIMKKQEASLETETIIEKFRLGYRPIASHSAVLYYCVTELPNVDPMYQYSLTWFINLYIISIENANKSKDLEKRLKFLKDTFTYNLYSNVCRSLFDKDKLMFSFIMCSKMMLSTEKMNVDEYKFLITGGIAVENHLKKPVEWLPDKAWDEICRLNDLKAFRAFRDDFVKTIIKWQEVYDDIEPQNKTLPGGWDERLTQFQKLLVVRVLRPDKLTIAVSQFLEKEMGRKYTTPPPFDISKSFGDSNCLAPLIFILSPGSDPMGALIKYCERMGFSHRFNSISLGQGQGPIARAMIEKAQSEGGWVCLQNCHLAVSWLPVLEKIVEGFDLTNTDLSFRLWLTSYPSDKFPQSVLQVGVKMTNEPPTGLQHNLNRSYISEPLKEPEFYEGCPGKDKTFSKLLYGISFFHAVVQERKKFGPLGWNIQYGFNDSDFQISVMQLQMFLNQYEEIQYVAIKYLTGECNYGGRVTDDWDRRLIVTILDNYVNSGVVNDPNYLFCELGQQYGLPRRCEYQDYLKHIESVPINPPPEVFGLHMNAGITRDYSISMELTSSLVLVEGTGSGGEGGNTETILVLMASEILSKLPPKFDVEIAQKKYPVDYNESMNTVLIQEMERFNKLLNEIKSSLQDLQKAVKGLIVMSPALDLQSNAMLLGKIPENWRKFSYPSLKPLPSYVADFIERLSMLEDWYQNGKPPTFWLPGFFFTQAFLTGSVQNYARAKTIPIDLLVFDFEIRNVDYETTPPKWGVFVQGLFMDGGRWNRETHAIAEQLPKVLNDNMPVIWLYPKLKNEFNEGTRYKCPLYKTLERKGVLATTGHSSNFVLAFYLPSDKPSAHWIKRSVALLLQLDN